From one Cupriavidus oxalaticus genomic stretch:
- a CDS encoding MurR/RpiR family transcriptional regulator encodes MTSSLHDKILVLHDQLTESERRLAAVTLECIGNLAAYSATELAQKAGVSKATAGRFFRRLGYENFNEVRSLQRDEADRGSPLYELAGVQAPADEQAPLARHLANDMQNLAHTFDRLNPADVERAVAIFANARRVFIAGFRNGRVLAQYAWALLTQLRPGVTLAPGAGLNLAEDLADLGPGDVLLVMDFRRRVTLLWPMVAHANRVGAKVVILTDPSATDLPARSDVVLRCVNHGAAVFDSYVAAVSLINHLCTTLALVLGDTARERLEEIESLHDHYGDLHR; translated from the coding sequence ATGACCTCATCGTTGCATGACAAGATCCTCGTGCTGCATGACCAACTCACCGAAAGCGAGCGCCGCCTGGCCGCCGTCACCCTCGAGTGCATCGGCAACCTTGCGGCCTACTCGGCGACCGAGTTGGCGCAAAAGGCTGGCGTTTCCAAGGCGACGGCCGGTCGGTTCTTTCGCCGCCTTGGCTACGAGAATTTCAACGAGGTCCGGTCCCTCCAGCGCGACGAAGCCGACCGCGGCTCACCGCTGTATGAATTAGCCGGCGTCCAAGCACCAGCGGACGAGCAGGCGCCGCTGGCGCGCCACCTCGCCAACGACATGCAGAACCTTGCCCACACATTTGACCGCCTGAATCCGGCCGACGTCGAGCGCGCCGTCGCGATATTCGCCAACGCGCGGCGGGTCTTCATCGCCGGCTTCCGCAACGGCCGCGTGCTCGCGCAATACGCGTGGGCTCTACTAACGCAGTTGCGGCCAGGCGTGACACTAGCGCCGGGCGCTGGCCTGAACCTCGCCGAAGACTTGGCCGACCTGGGCCCTGGCGACGTACTGCTGGTGATGGACTTCCGCCGACGTGTGACGTTGCTGTGGCCGATGGTCGCCCACGCCAACCGTGTCGGCGCCAAGGTCGTGATCCTGACCGACCCCAGCGCGACGGATCTGCCGGCGCGCTCCGACGTCGTGCTCCGCTGCGTCAACCACGGCGCGGCGGTATTCGACTCCTACGTCGCCGCTGTCAGCCTGATCAACCACCTTTGCACAACCCTCGCGCTGGTCCTCGGCGACACGGCGCGCGAGAGGCTCGAAGAAATCGAGTCACTCCATGACCACTACGGCGACCTCCATCGCTAG
- a CDS encoding tripartite tricarboxylate transporter substrate-binding protein, producing the protein MVVEVRRRRAPFSRRWDPGPHDVLSQILAACKAERAVTARLPAPRASLPRGTPGALAGMETIAWAFSAPASTPHAINQRQSAAIEQALALPNIREHIARLGSEPAYVPPQQATEFVRAQLEL; encoded by the coding sequence GTGGTCGTGGAAGTACGCAGACGTCGCGCCCCATTTTCCCGGCGATGGGATCCCGGACCGCATGACGTCCTGAGCCAAATCCTTGCCGCCTGCAAGGCCGAACGCGCGGTGACGGCAAGGCTTCCGGCTCCACGCGCCTCATTGCCGCGCGGCACCCCGGGGGCGTTGGCAGGCATGGAAACCATCGCCTGGGCATTCTCCGCGCCGGCCAGTACGCCGCACGCGATCAATCAGCGGCAAAGTGCCGCCATTGAGCAGGCCCTGGCTTTGCCCAACATCAGAGAGCACATTGCCCGCCTGGGGAGCGAGCCAGCATATGTGCCTCCGCAGCAAGCCACGGAGTTCGTGCGGGCTCAGCTGGAGCTATAA
- a CDS encoding YgeY family selenium metabolism-linked hydrolase, with protein MIDQASNLSDVAALAREMVRIPSLSGQEGDLAALLMRRMSEAGFTSVTMDRNGSVLGLIGPDDADVMLLFDGHMDVVPVTGQWHFDPFSGTIHDGRLHGRGSTDMKGGIAAAICGVAAAARERPLRKRIAVSASVLEEVIEGHALASVLGRCNPAAVVICEPSKLQVKTGQKGRLEIQLTFHGKPAHAATPHLGVNPLNTAARALTVLEGLQLPTDPVLGAALLVPTDIVSSPYPSISMIPTSTTIRFDRRTLDGETREDVLGQIDACLRAAGLHNFSLAVSDDEVRTFTGESARPNRWLPAWQQPDSAPLVQAAVRAIAQAGRSPQVGSWAFCTNGSESAGRRHIPTIGLGPGCEEDAHTIDESIALEQLEGAREIYRNLVLEMA; from the coding sequence ATGATTGATCAAGCAAGCAATCTCAGTGACGTCGCCGCGCTGGCGCGCGAAATGGTACGCATTCCCAGCCTCTCGGGTCAGGAGGGTGACCTCGCCGCCCTGCTGATGCGCCGCATGTCCGAAGCCGGCTTCACATCGGTAACGATGGATCGCAACGGCAGCGTGCTCGGGCTGATCGGCCCCGACGACGCAGACGTGATGCTGCTGTTCGACGGCCATATGGACGTCGTGCCGGTCACAGGCCAGTGGCACTTCGACCCGTTCAGCGGCACCATCCACGACGGTCGCCTGCACGGGCGCGGAAGCACCGATATGAAGGGCGGCATCGCCGCGGCAATCTGCGGCGTCGCGGCGGCAGCGCGAGAACGGCCGCTGCGCAAGCGCATCGCGGTTTCCGCGAGCGTGCTGGAGGAAGTCATCGAAGGGCATGCGCTGGCATCGGTGCTAGGCCGGTGCAATCCCGCGGCGGTGGTCATCTGCGAACCGTCGAAACTGCAGGTCAAGACGGGACAAAAGGGCCGGCTTGAGATCCAGTTGACCTTCCACGGCAAACCGGCGCATGCGGCGACGCCCCACCTCGGTGTCAATCCGCTGAATACCGCCGCGCGCGCGCTAACCGTGCTGGAAGGACTGCAACTGCCGACCGACCCGGTGCTTGGCGCTGCGCTGCTCGTGCCGACGGACATCGTCTCGTCGCCCTATCCGTCGATCTCGATGATCCCGACGTCCACCACCATTCGCTTCGACCGCCGGACTCTCGACGGCGAGACGCGGGAAGACGTCCTCGGTCAGATCGACGCCTGCCTGCGTGCCGCCGGTCTGCACAACTTCTCGCTGGCCGTGTCAGACGATGAGGTGCGAACCTTTACCGGCGAATCGGCGCGACCGAACCGCTGGCTACCGGCATGGCAGCAGCCGGACAGCGCCCCGCTCGTGCAAGCCGCCGTCCGCGCAATCGCGCAGGCCGGCCGCTCACCGCAGGTCGGGAGCTGGGCATTCTGCACGAACGGCTCCGAATCCGCCGGCCGCCGCCATATTCCGACCATCGGCCTAGGGCCGGGATGCGAGGAGGATGCGCATACCATCGATGAATCGATCGCCCTGGAACAACTGGAGGGGGCGCGGGAGATCTATCGCAACCTGGTGTTGGAAATGGCCTGA
- a CDS encoding diaminopropionate ammonia-lyase, protein MNHPLPNLKLQSILNPAATPSATYGARQQAVLGGEAFARAAVQIRRWPGYAPTPLVALDGLAGAAGVAQILYKDEGGRFGLGSFKALGGAYAVSRLLVREIASRLGVSDVSVDDLLSGRYADVVRDITVTCATDGNHGRSVAWGAQRFGCQCVIYIHATVSEGRKAAIEQYGALVVRTAGNYDDSVRQAADDAARLGRFVVSDTSYEGYMEVPKDVMQGYAVMADEALHQLPDGQLPTHVFLQGGVGGLAAAVCAHFWEVLGDKRPRFIVVEPDKAACLYESARAGKPVAVHGDLDTVMAGLACGEVSLLAWEVLHPGAHAFLTIDDASALDSVRLLADSRYGDTPIVAGESAVAGLAGCLGAMADPAVREQLGLTAASRVLVFGSEGATDVALYERIVGRLPEDVRKAA, encoded by the coding sequence TTGAATCATCCACTGCCCAACTTGAAGCTGCAGAGCATCCTGAATCCGGCCGCCACGCCCAGCGCGACCTACGGGGCCCGCCAGCAAGCCGTGCTCGGCGGTGAAGCCTTCGCCCGCGCCGCCGTGCAGATCCGCCGCTGGCCGGGCTACGCGCCGACGCCACTGGTCGCGCTGGACGGCCTCGCGGGTGCCGCCGGGGTCGCCCAAATCCTCTACAAGGACGAAGGCGGCCGCTTCGGGCTGGGCAGCTTCAAGGCACTGGGCGGTGCCTACGCTGTCAGCCGCCTGCTGGTGCGCGAGATCGCCAGCCGCCTAGGCGTGAGCGACGTGTCGGTAGACGATCTCCTGTCGGGCCGCTATGCCGACGTGGTGCGCGACATTACCGTGACCTGCGCCACCGACGGCAACCACGGCCGCTCGGTCGCCTGGGGCGCGCAGCGCTTCGGTTGCCAGTGCGTGATCTATATTCACGCCACCGTAAGCGAAGGCCGCAAGGCGGCCATCGAGCAATACGGCGCGCTGGTGGTCCGCACCGCCGGCAACTACGACGACTCGGTGCGCCAGGCGGCCGACGACGCGGCGCGGCTGGGCCGCTTCGTGGTGTCCGACACTTCCTACGAAGGCTATATGGAGGTCCCGAAGGACGTGATGCAGGGCTACGCGGTGATGGCCGACGAGGCGCTGCATCAGTTGCCGGACGGCCAGCTTCCGACCCACGTCTTCCTGCAGGGCGGCGTGGGTGGGCTCGCCGCCGCCGTGTGCGCGCACTTCTGGGAAGTGCTCGGCGACAAGCGTCCGCGCTTCATCGTGGTCGAGCCGGACAAGGCCGCCTGCCTGTATGAAAGTGCGCGCGCCGGCAAGCCGGTGGCGGTCCACGGCGACCTCGACACGGTGATGGCCGGCCTCGCCTGCGGCGAAGTCTCGCTGCTGGCGTGGGAAGTCCTGCATCCCGGCGCGCATGCCTTCCTGACCATCGATGATGCCTCCGCGCTCGACAGCGTGCGCCTCCTGGCCGACAGCCGCTATGGCGATACGCCCATCGTGGCCGGCGAATCGGCAGTCGCGGGGCTGGCCGGCTGCCTCGGTGCGATGGCCGATCCCGCCGTGCGCGAACAACTCGGCCTGACTGCTGCCAGCCGGGTGCTGGTGTTCGGCAGCGAAGGCGCGACCGACGTGGCACTGTACGAGCGCATCGTCGGCCGCCTGCCGGAAGACGTGAGGAAAGCAGCGTGA
- a CDS encoding N-carbamoyl-D-amino-acid hydrolase: MSRFVHVAAAQLGPIQRSDSRRDVVARLLAHLHHGHEMGCHLVVFPELALTTFFPRWYMEDPEELNAFYEREMPGPETRVLFETAARLGIGFYLGYAELAVEGGVERRYNTAILVGRDGKIAGKYRKVHLPGHDQHEPWRAFQHLEKRYFEPGDDFGVWQAFGGVMGMALCNDRRWSETYRVMGLQGAEMILLGYNTPVHNPPAPEHDDLSMFHNHLVMQAGAYQNGTWVVGVAKAGKEEGCEMIGGTCIIAPSGEIVAACSTKGDELAIARCDLDLCQSYKTTTFNFDRHRRPEAYGRITSQRGATPPQAVAA, encoded by the coding sequence ATGTCCCGCTTCGTCCACGTCGCCGCAGCCCAGCTCGGCCCCATCCAGCGCAGCGATTCGCGCCGCGACGTCGTCGCCCGCTTGCTCGCCCACCTGCACCACGGCCACGAGATGGGCTGCCACCTCGTGGTGTTCCCCGAGCTGGCGCTGACCACGTTCTTCCCGCGCTGGTACATGGAAGATCCCGAGGAACTCAACGCGTTCTACGAGCGCGAGATGCCCGGCCCCGAGACCCGCGTCCTGTTCGAGACCGCCGCGCGGCTCGGCATCGGCTTCTACCTCGGCTACGCGGAACTGGCAGTCGAGGGCGGCGTCGAGCGCCGCTACAACACCGCCATCCTCGTCGGCCGCGACGGCAAGATCGCCGGCAAATACCGCAAGGTGCATCTGCCCGGCCACGACCAGCATGAGCCGTGGCGCGCCTTCCAGCACCTCGAGAAGCGCTACTTCGAGCCGGGCGACGACTTCGGCGTCTGGCAGGCGTTTGGCGGCGTGATGGGCATGGCGCTGTGCAACGACCGCCGCTGGTCCGAGACCTACCGCGTGATGGGCCTGCAGGGCGCCGAAATGATCCTGCTCGGCTACAACACGCCCGTGCACAACCCGCCCGCGCCGGAGCACGACGACCTGTCGATGTTCCACAACCACCTGGTGATGCAGGCCGGCGCCTACCAGAACGGCACCTGGGTGGTCGGCGTGGCGAAGGCCGGCAAGGAGGAAGGCTGCGAGATGATCGGCGGCACCTGCATCATCGCGCCGTCCGGCGAGATCGTCGCGGCCTGCTCGACCAAGGGCGACGAGCTGGCCATCGCGCGCTGCGACCTTGACCTGTGCCAGTCGTACAAGACCACGACGTTCAACTTCGACCGGCACCGCCGGCCGGAGGCCTACGGCCGCATCACCAGCCAGCGGGGCGCCACGCCGCCGCAAGCCGTGGCCGCGTAG
- a CDS encoding M20 family metallo-hydrolase, translated as MNATLDLEQTARIDLPRLLRRIAALGEVGAIDGGGVCRLALTDEDGAGRDLVVSWMRELGLSVSIDGIGNVVGVRAGREDLPPVMTGSHIDTVRTGGRYDGNLGVLAGLEVMAALGDAGIVTRRPLAVAFFTNEEGARFAPDMMGSLVFQGDLPLRQALDTRGIDGTTVGENLARIGYAGPAPVGRNRVHAFVELHVEQGPVLEHEDITIGAVTGVQGIHWTEFTVEGTSNHAGTTPMRLRHDAGLVAARIACFVRDLSRELGSAQLATVGQVQFFPNLVNVIPNRAVFTVDLRNTDGASLADAVQRTQAYAQDTAKAEGVRLTHRTLADFAPVAFDEGMVARVEAIARRRGHSVRRMPSGAGHDAQMLARMCPAGMIFVPSVGGLSHNVAELTYDHDIQAGANVLLDLMLELAA; from the coding sequence GTGAATGCTACCCTCGACCTTGAACAGACGGCGCGCATCGACCTGCCCCGCCTGCTGCGCCGGATCGCCGCACTCGGCGAAGTGGGTGCCATCGACGGCGGCGGCGTCTGCAGGCTCGCTCTGACCGACGAGGACGGTGCCGGGCGCGATCTCGTGGTGTCGTGGATGCGCGAGCTGGGCTTGTCGGTCAGCATCGACGGCATCGGCAACGTGGTCGGCGTACGTGCCGGCCGCGAAGACCTCCCGCCCGTGATGACCGGCTCGCACATCGACACCGTCCGCACCGGCGGCCGCTACGACGGCAATCTCGGTGTGCTCGCTGGCCTGGAGGTCATGGCGGCGCTCGGCGACGCCGGCATTGTCACGCGTCGTCCGCTGGCAGTGGCCTTTTTCACCAATGAGGAAGGCGCGCGCTTCGCCCCCGACATGATGGGCAGCCTGGTGTTCCAGGGCGACCTTCCGCTGCGGCAGGCGCTGGATACGCGCGGCATCGACGGCACCACGGTCGGCGAGAACCTCGCCCGGATCGGCTATGCCGGACCGGCGCCGGTGGGCCGCAACCGCGTCCATGCCTTCGTGGAACTGCACGTGGAGCAGGGACCGGTGCTGGAGCATGAGGACATCACCATCGGCGCGGTCACCGGCGTGCAAGGCATCCACTGGACCGAGTTCACCGTCGAAGGCACGTCCAACCATGCCGGCACCACGCCAATGCGGCTGCGCCACGACGCCGGCCTCGTCGCCGCGCGGATCGCCTGCTTCGTGCGGGACCTGTCGCGCGAGCTTGGCAGCGCGCAGCTCGCGACGGTCGGACAGGTGCAGTTTTTCCCGAATCTGGTCAATGTGATTCCGAATCGCGCGGTGTTCACCGTCGACCTGCGCAATACCGACGGCGCGTCGCTCGCCGACGCCGTGCAGCGCACGCAGGCCTACGCGCAGGACACGGCGAAGGCCGAGGGCGTGCGCCTCACCCACCGCACGCTGGCTGACTTCGCGCCGGTGGCGTTCGACGAGGGCATGGTCGCCCGCGTCGAGGCCATCGCGCGCCGCCGCGGCCACAGCGTGCGGCGCATGCCGAGCGGCGCCGGCCATGACGCACAGATGCTCGCCCGCATGTGCCCCGCCGGCATGATATTCGTGCCGAGCGTGGGCGGCCTGTCGCACAACGTCGCCGAACTGACCTACGACCACGACATCCAGGCCGGCGCCAACGTGCTCCTCGACCTGATGCTCGAGCTGGCCGCATGA
- a CDS encoding Tn3 family transposase has product MSAFAYRYVGREELPARLTEFDLQQFFQLTSADIAAIWERFRADRFAAVGLQLVCLRAFGRPLDRFAVVPRNLLQYVCEAFSAPLLSIASLKSLYQRRPTLYEHQQWVKEHLGIKPFDVTSQTALQEMLRVQAAAAADVDELVTTAQRWLYDRCRLIPGQRQITDMAQHAFSAYEAQMLAVVSRRSQDLFRRAASTAQSTHTRSAVEDRQQALKAKAVLQDKSKPTEQRVDEALEHLAIVTDAAHSSFASHVRAALTGDHQRIHALLSGLEGLEFGSREDDAGFANLKAWRDLQTRKLNALPEDFTETGVGTAWHDLVHDPDPKRRYQAFSACTMMSLRNSLRRGSVWIDHSMRFRDADQMLIPAKEWERDRVKYLGLLGLPAAADTFIEQLLDTLRAGVAAVAEASAKGKIEIGDDGMLHLPAIVALEQDDEPRRTRDLIYKTIGEVQFPDLLLEVDASTNFSEVLLGHRAKSVAELLSTYAALLAHGTEIDAMGIAAMIPGIDTAQVSLAMRALETHGRLRRANEVVAEFQGKIPLATHWGTGKKASADMMSLDVSRHLWIARVDPRRRTYATGIYTHVLDKWGIVYDQPIVLNERQAGVAIEGVEQHNRSEDRIRLSLLAVDTHGYTNAAMAWAKGLSFDLCPRLRDLSERKLYLPAEFKVPEGIERVTTKRLSLRAIRLGWDNFLRVLASIRIGRISAELAMQRLGGAARTNKAHKAAEHLGRLLRSIFLCDYVTIEDFRREIHTLLSQGESVHQLQRAIHAGRVPHERGRRGDEMTAISGAHALLTNIVLAWNTNRMNDVVERLRKGGTNIEDAWLRRMGPGHSGHINFRGILSFGVERYIDSLIQGSGATTRQAMA; this is encoded by the coding sequence ATGTCGGCATTTGCGTATCGCTACGTTGGCAGGGAAGAGTTGCCTGCCCGCTTGACAGAGTTTGACCTGCAGCAGTTCTTTCAGCTCACCAGTGCTGACATCGCGGCAATATGGGAGCGGTTTCGGGCCGACAGATTCGCCGCCGTCGGCCTGCAGCTCGTTTGCCTCCGGGCCTTCGGTCGGCCGTTGGACCGGTTTGCTGTCGTTCCGCGCAATCTCCTTCAGTACGTGTGCGAAGCTTTCTCCGCGCCGTTGCTGTCGATTGCCAGCCTGAAGTCACTGTACCAACGACGTCCGACGTTGTACGAGCATCAGCAATGGGTCAAGGAGCACCTTGGCATCAAGCCGTTTGATGTCACCAGCCAGACCGCTTTGCAAGAGATGCTCCGCGTACAAGCTGCCGCTGCGGCAGACGTGGATGAGCTTGTCACCACCGCTCAGCGATGGCTCTACGATCGCTGCCGCCTCATTCCCGGCCAGCGCCAGATCACCGACATGGCACAGCATGCATTTTCCGCCTACGAGGCGCAAATGCTCGCAGTGGTCAGCCGACGCAGCCAGGATCTGTTCCGACGCGCGGCCAGCACGGCGCAGTCGACGCACACCCGTTCCGCTGTGGAAGACAGGCAGCAGGCGCTCAAGGCCAAGGCCGTCCTGCAAGACAAGAGCAAGCCGACCGAGCAGCGAGTGGATGAAGCCCTGGAGCACCTGGCCATCGTCACCGACGCGGCGCATTCGAGCTTTGCGTCACACGTGCGCGCGGCGCTGACCGGTGACCATCAGCGGATTCACGCTCTGCTGTCGGGACTGGAAGGCCTGGAATTCGGCAGCAGGGAGGACGATGCCGGCTTTGCGAACCTCAAGGCGTGGCGCGACCTGCAGACCAGGAAGCTCAATGCTCTTCCAGAAGACTTTACGGAGACCGGCGTTGGCACAGCGTGGCATGACCTCGTCCATGATCCTGACCCAAAGCGCCGCTATCAGGCCTTCTCTGCCTGCACGATGATGTCGCTACGAAATAGCCTGCGTCGGGGCAGCGTATGGATTGACCACTCGATGCGCTTTCGTGATGCCGACCAAATGCTCATCCCTGCCAAGGAGTGGGAGCGCGACCGTGTCAAGTATCTCGGGCTATTGGGCCTGCCAGCCGCGGCTGATACCTTCATCGAACAGCTACTGGATACGCTTCGTGCTGGTGTGGCTGCGGTGGCCGAGGCCTCCGCTAAAGGCAAGATCGAAATTGGAGACGATGGCATGCTTCACCTGCCGGCGATTGTGGCGCTGGAGCAGGACGATGAGCCGCGCCGCACGCGCGACTTGATCTACAAGACAATCGGCGAAGTGCAGTTCCCAGACCTATTGCTGGAGGTCGACGCCTCGACCAATTTCAGCGAGGTGCTGCTTGGGCACCGGGCGAAGTCCGTGGCCGAACTGCTGTCGACCTACGCGGCCTTGCTCGCCCATGGCACCGAGATCGATGCCATGGGCATTGCTGCGATGATTCCCGGTATCGACACCGCCCAGGTGTCACTTGCCATGCGGGCGCTGGAGACCCATGGTCGTTTGCGCCGGGCCAACGAGGTGGTGGCTGAATTTCAAGGAAAGATCCCATTAGCCACGCACTGGGGCACCGGAAAGAAGGCATCGGCCGACATGATGTCACTAGACGTTTCACGACATCTGTGGATCGCCCGTGTTGATCCACGTCGACGCACCTACGCGACCGGCATCTACACCCACGTGCTCGACAAGTGGGGCATCGTCTATGACCAACCGATTGTCTTGAACGAGCGTCAGGCTGGGGTGGCCATCGAGGGCGTAGAGCAGCACAACCGCAGCGAGGACCGTATCCGCCTGTCGTTACTGGCAGTGGACACGCACGGCTACACGAACGCCGCGATGGCCTGGGCCAAGGGCTTGAGTTTCGATCTATGCCCGCGGCTGCGCGATCTGTCGGAGCGCAAACTGTATCTGCCGGCAGAGTTTAAAGTGCCAGAAGGTATCGAGCGTGTCACCACGAAGCGATTGTCCTTGAGAGCCATACGCCTGGGTTGGGACAATTTCCTACGGGTGCTGGCATCGATCCGTATCGGCCGCATTAGCGCTGAGCTCGCCATGCAACGGTTGGGCGGCGCTGCCCGGACCAACAAGGCACACAAAGCTGCCGAGCATCTCGGCCGGCTGTTGCGTAGCATCTTCCTGTGCGACTACGTGACCATTGAAGACTTCCGCCGCGAAATCCATACGTTGCTCAGCCAAGGGGAGTCGGTGCACCAGTTGCAGCGCGCGATCCATGCTGGCCGGGTGCCACACGAACGCGGCCGGCGAGGCGATGAGATGACGGCGATCTCGGGGGCGCACGCGCTTCTGACCAACATCGTTCTGGCGTGGAATACCAACCGCATGAACGATGTCGTCGAGCGACTTCGCAAGGGGGGCACGAATATCGAGGACGCTTGGCTGCGCCGCATGGGGCCGGGGCATTCCGGGCACATCAACTTCCGGGGGATCCTCAGCTTCGGTGTCGAGCGCTACATTGACTCGCTGATCCAAGGCAGTGGCGCAACAACCCGACAGGCTATGGCATAA
- a CDS encoding MFS transporter → MEAHDHALYRKVAWRLLPFLMACYVAAFLDRVNVGFAKLQMLDQLKFSDTVYGLGAGIFFIGYFLFEVPSNVLMHRIGAKKTLARIMILWACISACMALTKTPTQFYILRFLLGAAEAGFYPGIILYLTYWFPSHRRGAVIAVFMTAVPMAGILGGPLSGWIMESMHNHYGFAGWQWMFLLEAIPSIVLGLAVVWYLDDRIADAQWLSAAEKNRLAQNVAAEKAAKVEHVSLLKLFRDRRVIHMALICYCTVSSLSGLAFWIPSVIRSTGVVSLLDVGLLTAIPNAFAVVSMILVCRHSDRTRERRWHMVVPFLVGGTGLALSTLFSHNPMLAVAMLSVAAAGCMVCSPLFWSLPTAFLEGRSAAAGIAAINSFAGLAAFASPYAIGWIKDLTGSTDWGMYFLASFTVIGAMLVLRVPATLVNR, encoded by the coding sequence ATGGAAGCGCACGACCACGCGCTGTACCGCAAGGTGGCCTGGCGACTGCTGCCTTTCCTGATGGCCTGCTACGTGGCAGCCTTCCTTGACCGCGTCAACGTCGGCTTCGCCAAGCTCCAGATGCTGGACCAGTTGAAGTTCAGCGATACCGTGTACGGTCTCGGCGCCGGCATCTTCTTCATCGGCTACTTCCTGTTCGAAGTCCCGAGCAACGTTCTCATGCACCGCATCGGGGCGAAGAAGACGCTGGCGCGCATCATGATCTTGTGGGCCTGCATCTCGGCCTGCATGGCGCTGACGAAAACGCCGACGCAGTTCTACATTCTGCGCTTCCTGCTCGGCGCCGCCGAGGCCGGCTTCTATCCCGGCATCATCCTGTACCTCACCTACTGGTTCCCTTCGCACCGTCGCGGGGCGGTCATTGCGGTATTCATGACCGCGGTGCCAATGGCCGGCATCCTCGGCGGGCCCCTGTCCGGCTGGATCATGGAGAGCATGCACAACCACTACGGCTTTGCCGGCTGGCAATGGATGTTCCTGCTCGAGGCGATTCCATCGATCGTGCTAGGGCTTGCCGTGGTGTGGTATCTCGACGACCGCATCGCCGACGCGCAGTGGCTGAGCGCGGCCGAGAAAAACCGCCTTGCGCAAAACGTTGCGGCAGAAAAAGCGGCCAAGGTCGAGCACGTGTCGCTACTGAAGCTGTTCCGGGATCGCCGCGTGATCCACATGGCGCTGATCTGCTACTGCACGGTCTCCAGCCTGTCGGGCCTGGCGTTCTGGATTCCGTCGGTGATCCGCTCGACGGGCGTTGTCTCGCTGCTGGACGTGGGACTGCTGACGGCGATCCCGAACGCGTTCGCGGTGGTGTCGATGATCCTGGTGTGCCGTCATTCGGACCGGACGCGCGAGCGGCGCTGGCACATGGTGGTGCCGTTCCTCGTCGGCGGCACCGGGCTGGCGCTCAGCACGCTGTTCAGCCACAACCCCATGCTCGCGGTGGCGATGCTGTCGGTGGCAGCGGCGGGCTGCATGGTCTGCTCGCCGTTGTTCTGGAGCCTGCCGACCGCATTTCTCGAAGGCCGCAGCGCGGCAGCCGGCATCGCGGCGATCAACTCCTTCGCCGGCCTCGCTGCCTTCGCCAGCCCCTACGCGATCGGCTGGATCAAGGACCTGACCGGCTCGACCGACTGGGGTATGTACTTCCTCGCCTCCTTCACCGTGATCGGCGCAATGCTGGTGCTTCGTGTGCCGGCCACGCTGGTCAACCGCTGA
- a CDS encoding Rid family hydrolase, whose protein sequence is MTNTTALNGKEAAYHGVPAEDDYGYAQAIKIGNMIYVSGQLSHDDKGVMIAPAALDGTGKPADFSMMAEQMRVTYANAATILAQFGATLDHVVEETLYVLDVDEAFAVAGKVRKEAYAMARPQCASNLIGVSRLAFPEQLIEIVFKAVLADVHERHPVEPA, encoded by the coding sequence ATGACCAACACGACGGCGTTGAATGGCAAAGAGGCTGCCTATCACGGTGTGCCGGCGGAAGACGACTACGGCTATGCACAGGCAATCAAGATCGGAAACATGATCTATGTGTCCGGCCAGCTCAGCCACGACGACAAGGGCGTCATGATCGCGCCTGCTGCGCTCGATGGAACCGGCAAGCCAGCCGACTTCTCGATGATGGCGGAGCAGATGCGGGTGACCTATGCAAACGCTGCAACGATCCTCGCACAGTTCGGAGCCACGCTCGACCACGTGGTGGAAGAGACGCTCTATGTCCTCGATGTCGATGAGGCGTTTGCAGTAGCGGGCAAGGTGCGCAAAGAAGCCTACGCCATGGCGCGGCCTCAGTGCGCCAGCAATCTGATCGGTGTATCGAGGCTGGCCTTTCCGGAGCAGCTTATTGAGATCGTCTTCAAGGCGGTGCTTGCCGACGTGCACGAGCGGCACCCCGTCGAACCAGCTTGA
- a CDS encoding YkgB family protein has product MTTRANQFRLQIAEKSVGSLSLQALLRWALVVIFLWFGGMKFTAYEANGIAPFIANSPIMSWLHALFGVQGTSYVLGVLELSTAAALILGAFQPIFSALGAAMSAATYLITLTFFLTTPGVAEATAGGFPAISAMPGQFLLKDLVLLAASLSLLLASVQGSWPNAQKS; this is encoded by the coding sequence ATGACCACTCGTGCAAATCAGTTTCGTCTACAAATCGCTGAAAAGAGCGTTGGATCGCTCTCTCTTCAGGCCCTACTCAGATGGGCGCTGGTCGTCATCTTTCTTTGGTTCGGTGGAATGAAATTCACCGCTTACGAAGCCAACGGCATCGCTCCGTTCATCGCCAACAGCCCCATCATGAGCTGGTTGCACGCCCTATTCGGAGTTCAAGGGACAAGTTACGTTCTAGGTGTACTTGAGCTGTCGACCGCAGCGGCTCTGATTCTCGGAGCCTTCCAGCCCATTTTCTCCGCATTGGGAGCGGCGATGTCGGCTGCGACCTATCTGATCACGCTCACGTTTTTCTTGACTACCCCCGGCGTAGCAGAAGCGACGGCGGGTGGATTTCCGGCCATTTCAGCTATGCCTGGCCAGTTCCTTCTTAAGGATCTCGTTCTGCTGGCTGCATCGCTTTCTCTCCTTCTGGCATCTGTCCAGGGCTCATGGCCCAACGCTCAGAAGTCATGA